The Rattus rattus isolate New Zealand chromosome X, Rrattus_CSIRO_v1, whole genome shotgun sequence genome has a window encoding:
- the Ccnq gene encoding LOW QUALITY PROTEIN: cyclin-Q (The sequence of the model RefSeq protein was modified relative to this genomic sequence to represent the inferred CDS: substituted 5 bases at 5 genomic stop codons): MAPAPEARVHFQVKWFIKESSNLYQIFSILIATAXAVYHKFLXEINLDAYDPYLVAMSSIYLAGKIEENTCAIIAVFFKYFNLSSNPLELDSHFWELRDNIMQSEFLMLRLPRFQGFFQHPHKFLLHYLISLKNXLNCYSXQXTPISVTAWSLLVDYWVLCLQFQAQHLTGWCRFLGSGDC; the protein is encoded by the exons ATGGCGCCAGCACCCGAGGCAAGGGTGCATTTCCAAGTAAAGTGGTTCATTAAAGAGTCAAGTAACCTCTATCAGA TATTTTCCATCCTCATTGCCACTGCTTGAGCAGTTTACCACAAGTTCTTGTGAGAGATCAACCTGGATGCCTATGACCCATACCTGGTTGCCATGTCTTCCATTTACTTGGCTGGCAAAATAGAGGAGAACACCTGT GCTATCATTGCAGTGTTTTTCAAGTACTTTAACCTGAGCAGCAACCCTTTGGAGCTGGACTCTCACTTCTGGGAGCTCCGAGACAACATCATGCAGTCTGAATTCCTCATGCTGAGACTTCCGCGATTCCAGGGCTttttccagcatccacacaag TTCCTGCTCCATTACCTGATTTCCCTCAAGAACTGACTGAATTGTTACAGCTGACAGTGAACGCCCATCTCTGTCACAGCCTGGAGCCTGCTTGTTGATTATTGGGTGCTGTGCCTCCAGTTTCAAGCTCAGCACCTAACTGGTTGGTGCAGGTTTTTGGGGTCTGGTGACTGCTGA